Proteins from one Suncus etruscus isolate mSunEtr1 chromosome 3, mSunEtr1.pri.cur, whole genome shotgun sequence genomic window:
- the IKBKE gene encoding inhibitor of nuclear factor kappa-B kinase subunit epsilon, producing MQSTINYLWHTDDLLGQGATASVYKARNKKSGELVAVKVFNAASYRRPHEVQVREFEVLRKLNHQNIVKLFAVEETGASRQKVLVMEYCSSGSLLSVLESPEHAFGLPEEEFLVVLRCVVAGMNHLRENGVVHRDIKPGNIMRLVGSQGQSIYKLTDFGAARDLEDDEKFVSVYGTEEYLHPDMYERAVLRKPQQKAFGVTVDLWSIGVTLYHAATGNLPFVPFGGPRRNKEIMYRITTEKPAGAIAGTQKRENGPLEWSYTLPSTCQLSLGLQNQLVPILANILEVEQAKCWCFDQFFAETSDILQRVIVHVFSLSQALLHHVYIHAHNTIAIFLDAVHEQTGVEPQHQEYLFEGHLCVLEPSLSAQHIAPTSAISPLTLFSKASENPKGLAFRDPALDVPKFVPKVDLQADYSTAKSALGAGHQALRLARTLQTGQELTLRGLYWFVEMLQSTCRRTLDIIQMALLFLGSSLGTERCSSVAGAPELQEVKKAAELRSKLQTLAGVLSRCSHSVRETQLRMSSLSAELLESRAQVHADRSIQEIQCCVDKMFVIYKQFKKSRLRPGLNYNEEQIHKLDKVNFSHLAKKLLQVFQEECVQKYQASLVTHGKWIRVAHETRTHLRLVGCSVSACNTEAQGAQESLSKILDVLSGQLLQDQTKKVQASPPLTAAYPSPEPEDLIVHMQELCENMKLLAFDLLDNNRIIERLSRIPSAPGI from the exons ATGCAGAGCACCATCAATTACCTATGGCACACGGACGACCTGCTGGGCCAGGGGGCCACGGCCAGCGTGTACAAGGCCCGGAACAAG AAATCCGGGGAGCTGGTCGCTGTGAAGGTCTTCAATGCTGCCAGCTACCGGCGCCCCCACGAGGTGCAGGTGAGGGAGTTTGAAGTCCTGCGGAAGCTGAACCATCAGAATATCGTCAAGCTTTTTGCCGTGGAGGAGACG GGGGCCAGCCGCCAGAAGGTGCTGGTGATGGAGTACTGCTCGAGCGGCAGCCTCCTCAGTGTGCTTGAGAGCCCCGAGCATGCATTCGGGCTACCCGAGGAGGAGTTCCTGGTGGTACTGCGCTGTGTGG TGGCCGGCATGAACCACCTGCGGGAGAACGGTGTTGTGCACCGAGACATCAAGCCTGGGAACATCATGCGTCTCGTCGGATCCCAGGGCCAGAGCATCTACAAACTCACCGACTTCGGTGCTGCCCGGGATCTTGAAGATGACGAGAAGTTTGTCTCTGTCTATGGGACCGAGGAGTACCTG CACCCTGACATGTACGAGCGGGCAGTTCTTCGAAAGCCTCAGCAAAAGGCGTTCGGGGTGACTGTGGATCTCTGGAGCATTGGAGTGACCTTGTACCATGCAGCCACAGGCAACTTGCCCTTTGTCCCCTTTGGTGGGCCAAGGCGCAACAAGGAGATCAT GTACCGGATCACCACTGAGAAGCCAGCTGGAGCCATTGCGGGCACACAGAAGCGGGAGAATGGGCCCCTGGAGTGGAGCTACACCCTGCCCAGCACTTGCCAGTTGTCCCT GGGACTGCAGAACCAGCTGGTGCCCATCTTGGCTAACATCCTGGAGGTGGAGCAGGCCAAGTGCTGGTGCTTCGACCAGTTCTTCGCAGAGACGAGTGACATCCTGCAGCGCGTCATCGTGCACGTCTTCTCCCTATCACAGGCCCTTCTTCACCATGTCTACATCCACGCACACAATAC GATTGCCATCTTCCTGGATGCCGTGCATGAGCAGACGGGTGTAGAGCCCCAGCACCAAGAGTATCTCTTTGAGGGTCACCTGTGTGTCCTCGAGCCCAGCCTCTCAGCACAGCATATTGCACCCACATCAGCAATCAGCCCCCTGACCCTGTTCAGCAAGGCCAGTGAGAACCCCAAGGGACTGGCCTTCAGGGACC CTGCTCTGGATGTCCCCAAGTTTGTCCCCAAAGTGGACCTGCAAGCAGATTACAGTACTGCCAAG AGTGCGCTGGGTGCCGGCCACCAGGCCCTCCGACTGGCACGAACCCTGCAGACTGGGCAGGAGCTGACACTTCGAGGGCTGTATTGGTTTGT GGAGATGCTGCAGTCCACATGCCGAAGGACTCTGGACATCATTCAAATGGCCCTCCTCTTCCTCGGCAGCAGCCTGGGCACTGAAAG GTGCAGCAGTGTGGCTGGGGCGCCCGAGCTGCAGGAAGTGAAGAAGGCTGCAGAGCTTCGCTCTAAACTTCAGACG TTGGCGGGGGTCCTCTCCAGATGTTCCCACAGTGTCAGAGAGACACAGCTGAGAATGAGCTCCTTGAGCGCTGAACTGTTGGAGAGCCGGGCCCAGGTACATGCGGACAGAAG CATCCAGGAGATTCAGTGCTGTGTGGACAAGATGTTCGTCATCTACAAACAGTTCAAGAAATCCAGACTGAGACCAG GGCTCAACTACAATGAGGAGCAGATTCACAAACTAGATAA AGTCAACTTTAGTCATTTAGCCAAAAAGCTCCTACAGGTATTCCAGGAGGAGTGCGTCCAGAAGTATCAGGCGTCTCTGGTCACACATGGCAAGTGGATAAG GGTGGCACATGAGACTAGGACCCACCTGCGCCTGGTTGGCTGCTCCGTGTCGGCCTGCAACACAGAAGCTCAGGGAGCCCAGGAAAGCCTCAGCAAG ATCCTTGACGTACTGTCTGGCCAGCTCCTTCAGGACCAAACAAAGAAGGTGCAGGCTTCACCACCCCTCACAGCTGCTTATCCCAGCCCCGAGCCAGAGGACCTGATTGTTCA CATGCAGGAGCTCTGTGAGAACATGAAGCTGCTGGCCTTTGACCTCCTGGATAACAACCGCATCATCGAAAG GTTAAGCAGGATCCCCTCAGCACCTGGCATCTGA